One genomic segment of Microcella indica includes these proteins:
- the carB gene encoding carbamoyl-phosphate synthase large subunit — MPKRDDISSVLVIGSGPIVIGQACEFDYSGTQACRVLREEGIRVILVNSNPATIMTDPDFADATYVEPINAEVIEAIIAKERPDAVLPTLGGQTALNAAIALHEQGILEKYDVELIGASFEAIHKAEDRQLFKDLVLAAGADVARSHIARTVAEAVDFAEDLGYPLVIRPSFTMGGLGSGFAYTRAELERMVADGLHQSPTTEVLLEESILGWKEYELELMRDHADNTVVVCSIENVDPVGVHTGDSITVAPALTLTDREYQNMRDVGLQIIRDVGVDTGGCNVQFAVDPATGRLIVIEMNPRVSRSSALASKATGFPIAKIAAKLAIGYRLDEIPNDITKVTPASFEPTLDYVVVKVPRFAFEKFPGADTTLTTTMKSVGEAMAIGRNYTTALQKALRSLEKRGSSFHWDGEPGDAGELLAIAARPTDGRIVTVQQALRAGASVEQAFDSTGIDPWFLDQMVLINEIADEIAQAADLTDELLRHAKDHGFSDAQIASLRGTTESAVRAQRHATGVRPVFKTVDTCGGEFPALTPYHYSSYDRETEVVPSEARKVIILGSGPNRIGQGIEFDYSCVHASFALRDAGFETIMINCNPETVSTDYDTSDRLYFEPLTLEDVLEIVHAESQSGELVGVIVQLGGQTALGLAHGLADAGVPILGTSPDAIDLAEERGAFSRILDAAELHAPRNGTAIDAPSAVVVAEEIGYPVLVRPSFVLGGRGMEIVYDSPSLLDYFERVQDQAIIGPAQPLLVDRFLDDAVEIDVDALYDGVELYVGGIMEHIEEAGIHSGDSACTLPPVTLGRDVIDRVVEATRRIAAGIGVQGLINVQFAIGQGVLYVLEANPRASRTVPFVSKALDIPLAKAASLLMAGSSIRQLVESRLLPSQDGSRVPMDSPVAVKEAVLPFKRFRTSEGRIVDSVLGPEMRSTGEVMGIDRDFPRAFAKSQDAAYGGLPDTGVVFVSVADRDKRSVILPVLRLTQLGFTIWATEGTAEVLARYGIPARVVRKYFEGAAVVPGAERSIVDLINDGEVDIVINTPSGRTARADGFEIRTATVAADKPLFTTIAQVGAAVASLESAGEPVSVTSLQDYALARRAQR; from the coding sequence ATGCCCAAGCGCGACGACATCAGCAGCGTTCTCGTCATCGGCTCCGGCCCCATCGTCATCGGGCAGGCGTGCGAGTTCGACTACTCCGGCACGCAGGCGTGCCGCGTGCTGCGCGAGGAGGGGATCCGCGTGATCCTCGTCAACTCGAATCCGGCGACGATCATGACCGACCCCGACTTCGCCGACGCGACCTACGTCGAGCCCATCAACGCGGAGGTCATCGAGGCGATCATCGCCAAGGAGCGCCCGGATGCCGTGCTCCCGACCCTCGGCGGCCAGACGGCGCTCAACGCGGCCATCGCGCTGCACGAGCAGGGCATCCTCGAGAAGTACGACGTCGAGCTCATCGGGGCCTCCTTCGAGGCGATTCACAAGGCGGAGGACCGCCAGCTCTTCAAGGACCTCGTGCTCGCGGCGGGAGCCGATGTCGCGCGCAGCCACATCGCCCGCACGGTCGCGGAGGCCGTGGACTTCGCGGAGGATCTCGGATACCCGCTCGTCATCCGGCCCTCGTTCACGATGGGCGGTCTCGGGTCGGGCTTCGCCTACACGCGGGCGGAGCTCGAGCGCATGGTCGCCGACGGGCTGCACCAGTCGCCCACGACCGAGGTGCTGCTCGAGGAGTCGATCCTGGGCTGGAAGGAGTACGAGCTCGAGCTCATGCGCGACCACGCCGACAACACGGTCGTCGTATGCTCCATCGAGAATGTCGATCCCGTCGGCGTGCACACGGGAGACTCGATCACGGTCGCGCCCGCGCTCACTCTCACGGACCGCGAGTACCAGAACATGCGCGATGTCGGCCTGCAGATTATTCGCGACGTCGGCGTCGACACGGGCGGCTGCAATGTGCAGTTCGCCGTCGACCCCGCCACGGGGCGCCTCATCGTCATCGAGATGAACCCGCGCGTCTCGCGATCGAGCGCCCTCGCCTCCAAGGCCACGGGGTTCCCGATCGCCAAGATCGCTGCGAAGCTCGCGATCGGCTATCGCCTCGACGAGATTCCCAACGACATCACCAAGGTGACGCCGGCCAGCTTCGAGCCGACTCTCGACTACGTCGTGGTCAAGGTTCCGCGCTTCGCCTTCGAGAAGTTCCCGGGCGCCGACACCACTCTCACCACGACCATGAAGTCGGTCGGCGAGGCCATGGCGATCGGCCGCAACTACACGACCGCCCTGCAGAAGGCGCTGCGCAGCCTCGAGAAGCGGGGGAGCTCCTTCCACTGGGACGGGGAACCGGGCGATGCCGGCGAGCTGCTCGCGATCGCCGCGCGACCCACGGACGGGCGCATCGTGACGGTGCAGCAGGCGCTGCGCGCGGGCGCGAGCGTCGAGCAGGCCTTCGACTCGACAGGCATCGACCCGTGGTTCCTCGACCAGATGGTGCTCATCAACGAGATCGCCGACGAGATCGCGCAGGCCGCCGATCTCACCGACGAGCTTCTGCGCCACGCGAAGGACCACGGCTTCAGCGATGCCCAGATCGCCTCGCTGCGCGGCACGACGGAGTCGGCCGTGCGCGCTCAGCGCCACGCGACCGGGGTGCGCCCCGTCTTCAAGACGGTCGACACGTGCGGCGGCGAGTTCCCCGCCCTGACGCCGTACCACTACTCGAGCTACGACCGTGAGACCGAGGTCGTGCCGAGCGAGGCGCGCAAGGTCATCATCCTCGGCTCGGGCCCGAACCGCATCGGCCAGGGCATCGAGTTCGACTACAGCTGCGTGCACGCGAGCTTCGCCCTGCGCGACGCCGGCTTCGAGACGATCATGATCAACTGCAACCCCGAGACGGTCTCGACCGACTACGACACCTCCGATCGCCTGTACTTCGAGCCGCTCACGCTCGAAGACGTGCTGGAGATCGTCCACGCCGAGTCGCAGTCCGGCGAGCTCGTGGGCGTCATCGTGCAGCTCGGCGGGCAGACCGCACTGGGGCTCGCCCACGGACTCGCCGACGCTGGTGTGCCCATCCTCGGCACGTCTCCTGACGCGATCGATCTTGCGGAGGAGCGCGGCGCGTTCTCGCGAATCCTCGACGCGGCCGAGCTGCACGCGCCGCGCAACGGCACGGCGATCGACGCCCCGTCGGCCGTCGTCGTCGCCGAGGAGATCGGCTATCCGGTGCTCGTGCGCCCGAGCTTCGTGCTCGGCGGGCGCGGCATGGAGATCGTCTACGACAGCCCCTCGCTGCTCGACTACTTCGAGCGCGTTCAGGATCAGGCGATCATCGGTCCCGCGCAGCCGCTCCTCGTCGACCGCTTCCTCGACGACGCGGTCGAGATCGACGTGGACGCCCTCTACGACGGCGTCGAGCTGTACGTCGGCGGCATCATGGAGCACATCGAGGAGGCGGGCATCCACTCGGGCGACTCGGCGTGCACCCTGCCGCCCGTCACCCTGGGGCGCGACGTCATCGACCGCGTCGTCGAGGCGACGCGCAGGATCGCCGCCGGCATCGGCGTGCAGGGCCTCATCAACGTGCAGTTCGCCATCGGTCAGGGCGTGCTCTACGTGCTCGAGGCCAACCCTCGTGCCTCGCGCACGGTGCCCTTCGTCTCGAAGGCGCTCGACATCCCCCTCGCGAAGGCAGCGTCGTTGCTCATGGCGGGGTCGAGCATCCGGCAGCTCGTCGAGAGCAGGCTGCTACCGTCCCAGGACGGCTCGCGCGTGCCCATGGACTCACCCGTGGCCGTCAAGGAGGCAGTGCTGCCGTTCAAGCGGTTCCGCACGAGCGAGGGGCGCATCGTCGACTCCGTCCTGGGGCCCGAGATGCGCTCGACGGGCGAGGTCATGGGCATCGACCGCGACTTCCCCCGCGCCTTCGCCAAGAGCCAGGACGCCGCCTACGGCGGGCTTCCTGACACGGGCGTCGTGTTCGTCTCCGTCGCCGATCGGGACAAGCGCAGCGTCATCCTGCCCGTGCTGCGACTCACCCAGCTCGGGTTCACGATCTGGGCGACCGAGGGCACCGCGGAGGTTCTCGCGCGCTACGGCATCCCGGCCCGCGTCGTGCGCAAGTACTTCGAAGGGGCCGCGGTCGTGCCTGGCGCTGAGCGCTCCATCGTCGATCTCATCAACGACGGCGAGGTCGATATCGTCATCAACACGCCGAGCGGTCGGACGGCGCGGGCCGACGGCTTCGAGATCCGCACCGCGACGGTCGCGGCCGACAAGCCGCTCTTCACGACGATCGCCCAGGTCGGGGCCGCCGTGGCCTCGCTCGAGAGCGCGGGGGAGCCCGTGTCGGTCACGAGCCTGCAGGATTACGCGCTCGCGAGGCGGGCCCAGCGGTGA
- the pyrF gene encoding orotidine-5'-phosphate decarboxylase, whose protein sequence is MTSFGERLRVAVDTHGRLCLGLDPHASLLAEWGLPDSPEGARELALSAVDAAQGRVGVVKPQVAFYERFGAAGYAVLEEVIAHARAQGLLVIADAKRGDIGSTMAAYGAAWLDPDSPLSADAMTVVAYQGLDSAAPVIDLARTHGRGVFVLTATSNPEARDVQQSITGTGRTVAGQLARDVAVKNAGTTGWGMLGVVIGATEPITRTGIDPVLLAHTPVLAPGFGFQGGRLGSLRDLYGLAADSVLASVSRSVLGAGRGGVADALDAHRQELAA, encoded by the coding sequence GTGACGTCGTTCGGGGAGCGGCTGCGCGTCGCGGTCGACACGCACGGGCGGCTGTGCCTGGGGCTCGACCCGCATGCCTCGCTGCTCGCCGAGTGGGGGCTGCCGGACTCTCCCGAGGGTGCGCGCGAGCTCGCCTTGAGCGCCGTCGACGCGGCCCAGGGCCGTGTGGGGGTGGTGAAGCCGCAGGTCGCCTTCTACGAGCGATTCGGAGCGGCCGGCTACGCGGTGCTCGAGGAGGTCATCGCCCATGCGCGGGCCCAAGGCCTCCTCGTCATCGCCGACGCCAAGCGCGGCGACATAGGCTCGACGATGGCCGCCTACGGCGCCGCGTGGCTCGACCCCGACTCTCCCCTCTCTGCCGACGCCATGACGGTCGTCGCCTATCAGGGACTCGATTCCGCAGCTCCGGTGATCGACCTCGCACGCACGCACGGTCGCGGTGTGTTCGTGCTGACGGCGACCTCCAACCCCGAAGCGCGTGACGTGCAGCAGTCGATCACCGGAACGGGTCGCACCGTCGCTGGCCAGCTCGCGAGGGACGTCGCGGTCAAGAATGCGGGAACCACCGGTTGGGGGATGCTCGGGGTGGTGATCGGCGCGACGGAGCCGATCACGCGCACCGGCATCGACCCGGTGCTGCTCGCCCATACTCCCGTCCTCGCTCCGGGCTTCGGCTTCCAGGGCGGACGGCTCGGATCGCTACGAGACCTGTACGGCCTCGCAGCCGACTCCGTGCTGGCGTCGGTCTCGCGCAGCGTGCTCGGCGCGGGTCGGGGCGGCGTCGCGGATGCCCTCGATGCCCACCGGCAGGAGCTCGCCGCGTGA
- the gmk gene encoding guanylate kinase translates to MPEVDRTAASRAAVQARRARAAVKEAVRSGTRSALEVAEAAWRDPASAEGGLRVRDLLQSLRGLGPARAGTVLEQLGIADVKRLGGLGSRQRLRLREYLRERGAGSARGRLVVLAGPTAVGKGTVSSYIREHYPEVLLSVSATTRSPRPGEIEGVHYYFVDDDEFDAMIERGDFLEWATVHNLSRYGTPRPPVEATLAAGTSVLLEIDLQGARQVRAAMPDAVLVFLLPPSWDELVRRLVGRGTESAAEQAQRLATAKGELEAQGEFDVHIVNDDVPRAAREVVDLLAVPGGAPRL, encoded by the coding sequence ATGCCCGAGGTCGATCGCACCGCCGCCTCGCGGGCCGCGGTGCAGGCACGACGTGCCCGAGCAGCCGTCAAGGAGGCCGTGCGGTCCGGTACGAGGAGCGCGCTGGAGGTCGCCGAGGCTGCCTGGCGCGATCCCGCCTCAGCGGAGGGCGGGCTGCGGGTGCGCGACCTCCTGCAGTCGTTGCGCGGCCTCGGGCCGGCTCGAGCCGGCACCGTGCTCGAGCAGCTGGGCATCGCCGACGTCAAGCGTCTCGGCGGTCTCGGCTCGCGGCAGCGGCTGCGGCTGCGCGAGTACCTTCGTGAACGCGGTGCGGGGTCGGCTCGGGGCCGACTCGTCGTGCTCGCCGGCCCGACTGCCGTGGGCAAGGGGACCGTGTCGAGCTACATTCGGGAGCACTACCCGGAGGTGCTGCTGAGCGTCTCCGCGACGACGCGCTCCCCGCGACCGGGTGAGATCGAGGGCGTGCACTACTACTTCGTCGACGACGACGAGTTCGACGCGATGATCGAGCGCGGCGATTTCCTCGAGTGGGCGACCGTGCACAACCTGTCGCGCTACGGCACGCCCCGGCCGCCCGTGGAGGCTACGCTCGCGGCGGGCACGAGCGTCCTGCTCGAGATTGATCTGCAGGGTGCGCGGCAGGTGCGCGCGGCCATGCCGGACGCGGTGCTCGTGTTCCTCCTGCCCCCGAGCTGGGACGAGCTCGTGCGTCGGCTCGTCGGGCGCGGCACGGAGTCCGCGGCCGAGCAGGCGCAGAGACTGGCGACCGCCAAGGGAGAGCTCGAGGCGCAGGGAGAGTTCGACGTGCACATCGTCAACGACGATGTGCCGCGCGCGGCTCGCGAGGTCGTAGACTTGCTCGCAGTGCCCGGCGGCGCCCCGCGCCTCTGA
- the rpoZ gene encoding DNA-directed RNA polymerase subunit omega codes for MADKNSGIIEPPIDDLLSKVDSKYQLVIFAAKRARQINDYYADLHEGSLFDNVGPLVDSTVDDKPLSVALHEINEDKLVLTRLTD; via the coding sequence ATGGCCGACAAGAACTCCGGCATCATCGAGCCGCCCATCGACGACCTGCTCTCGAAGGTCGACTCGAAGTACCAGCTCGTCATCTTCGCCGCGAAGCGTGCGCGCCAGATCAACGACTACTACGCAGACCTGCACGAGGGCAGCCTGTTCGACAACGTGGGCCCCCTCGTCGACTCGACGGTGGACGACAAGCCGCTCTCCGTCGCCCTCCACGAGATCAACGAGGACAAGCTCGTCCTCACGCGCCTCACCGACTAG
- the coaBC gene encoding bifunctional phosphopantothenoylcysteine decarboxylase/phosphopantothenate--cysteine ligase CoaBC: MIVVGITGGIAAYKAVGVVRGLVLAGHDVHVIATESALRFVGRPTLEAISRNTVHTELFEGVAEVRHVALGQRADLIVIAPATAHTLASLAAGLAGDLLGTTLLASGAPVLLAPAMHTEMWEHPATQANVATLRERGLVLIGPATGQLTGADSGAGRMSEPEEIVARALGLLRPRDLEGRRVLISAGGTREPLDPVRYLGNRSSGRQGVALAEAARSRGAEVTLVAAHLEVPAPAGVAIERVGTARELEASLRAHAASHDTIIMAAAVADFRPLAVAEEKIKKDASEGGLSLELERTPDILAGLSAHRAPGQRIVGFAAETAADEDALLALGAAKARRKGVDLLIVNRVGWAEGFGAEDNAVIVLDAAGVELARVAGDKVSVAHRILDVIP, encoded by the coding sequence ATGATCGTCGTCGGCATCACGGGCGGCATCGCCGCCTACAAGGCGGTCGGCGTCGTGCGGGGTCTCGTGCTCGCCGGGCACGACGTGCACGTCATCGCGACCGAGAGCGCTCTGCGCTTCGTCGGTCGCCCCACTCTCGAGGCGATCAGCCGCAACACCGTCCACACGGAGCTCTTCGAGGGCGTGGCGGAGGTGCGGCACGTCGCGCTCGGGCAGCGCGCCGACCTCATCGTCATCGCCCCCGCGACGGCGCACACCCTCGCCTCCCTCGCTGCCGGGCTCGCGGGCGACCTGCTGGGCACGACTCTGCTCGCGAGCGGCGCCCCCGTGCTGCTCGCACCCGCCATGCACACGGAGATGTGGGAGCATCCCGCGACGCAGGCGAACGTCGCGACCCTCCGGGAGCGCGGTCTCGTGCTCATCGGGCCCGCGACGGGGCAGCTCACCGGTGCCGACTCGGGGGCCGGTCGTATGAGCGAGCCCGAGGAGATCGTCGCGCGAGCCCTCGGCCTGCTCCGTCCGCGCGACCTCGAGGGCAGACGCGTGCTGATCTCGGCAGGCGGCACGCGCGAGCCTCTCGACCCGGTGCGGTACCTCGGCAACCGCTCGAGCGGCCGGCAGGGGGTTGCCCTCGCCGAGGCGGCGCGCTCGCGCGGAGCCGAGGTGACACTCGTGGCCGCGCATCTGGAGGTGCCGGCTCCCGCGGGGGTCGCGATCGAGCGGGTGGGCACAGCACGGGAGCTCGAGGCGTCCCTTCGTGCTCACGCGGCATCGCACGACACCATCATCATGGCGGCGGCGGTAGCCGACTTCCGGCCGCTCGCCGTGGCGGAGGAGAAGATCAAGAAGGACGCATCCGAGGGCGGACTGAGCCTCGAGCTCGAACGCACGCCCGACATCCTCGCGGGCCTCTCCGCCCATCGTGCGCCCGGGCAGCGCATCGTCGGCTTCGCCGCCGAGACCGCCGCCGATGAGGATGCCCTGCTCGCGCTCGGCGCCGCGAAGGCACGGCGCAAAGGCGTCGACCTGCTCATCGTCAACCGGGTCGGATGGGCAGAGGGCTTCGGCGCGGAGGACAACGCGGTCATCGTGCTCGATGCGGCGGGAGTCGAGCTGGCGCGCGTCGCGGGCGACAAGGTGTCGGTCGCACACCGTATCCTCGACGTGATCCCCTGA
- the metK gene encoding methionine adenosyltransferase, whose product MSALRLFTSESVTEGHPDKICDQVSDAILDALLTVDPHSRVAVETLVTTGLVHVAGEVSTSGYVDIPGIVRKTVTGIGYTSSDVWFDGRSCGVSVSIGEQSPDIAQGVDSAFETREGSSVDADDQQGAGDQGIMFGYATTETPSLMPLPIWLAHRLSERLAFLRRSGELDFLAPDGKTQVTVGYDGVVPRTVETVVLSTQHSPSVTTAHLRAEVEKHVIRPVLAENGFGDAAPRILINPTGRFEIGGPQGDAGLTGRKIIVDTYGGASRHGGGAFSGKDPSKVDRSAAYAMRWVAKNAVAAGLAERLEVQVAYAIGTASPVGLYVETFGTGVVDDERIIGAIREVFDLRPGAIIRDLDLLRPIYGQTAAYGHFGRELPDFTWERRDRADALRAAAGL is encoded by the coding sequence ATGAGCGCACTGCGACTATTCACGTCCGAATCGGTGACGGAAGGCCACCCGGACAAGATCTGCGACCAGGTCTCCGACGCGATCCTGGATGCCCTGCTCACGGTCGACCCCCACTCGCGGGTCGCGGTCGAGACCCTCGTCACGACCGGTCTCGTGCACGTCGCGGGCGAGGTGAGCACCTCGGGCTACGTCGACATTCCCGGCATCGTTCGCAAGACCGTGACGGGCATCGGCTACACGTCCTCCGACGTCTGGTTCGACGGGCGCTCGTGCGGGGTGTCGGTCTCGATCGGCGAGCAGTCGCCCGACATCGCGCAGGGGGTCGACTCGGCCTTCGAGACGCGCGAGGGCAGCAGCGTCGACGCGGACGATCAGCAGGGTGCGGGCGACCAGGGCATCATGTTCGGCTACGCGACGACCGAGACCCCCTCGCTCATGCCGCTGCCGATCTGGCTCGCCCACCGGCTCTCCGAGCGCCTGGCGTTCCTGCGGCGCAGCGGTGAGCTCGACTTCCTCGCGCCGGACGGCAAGACGCAGGTCACCGTCGGGTATGACGGTGTCGTGCCGCGCACCGTCGAGACGGTCGTGCTGTCGACGCAGCACTCGCCCTCCGTCACGACCGCCCACCTGCGCGCCGAGGTGGAGAAGCACGTCATCCGCCCGGTGCTCGCCGAGAACGGGTTCGGCGACGCTGCTCCGCGCATCCTCATCAACCCCACCGGCCGTTTCGAGATCGGTGGACCGCAGGGCGACGCGGGCCTCACCGGGCGCAAGATCATCGTCGACACCTACGGCGGCGCCTCTCGTCATGGCGGCGGTGCGTTCAGCGGCAAGGATCCCTCGAAGGTCGATCGATCCGCCGCCTACGCGATGCGATGGGTCGCGAAGAACGCTGTCGCCGCGGGGCTCGCCGAGCGGCTCGAGGTGCAGGTCGCCTACGCGATCGGCACTGCCTCTCCCGTCGGCCTCTATGTCGAGACCTTCGGCACGGGCGTCGTCGACGACGAGCGCATCATCGGTGCTATCCGTGAGGTCTTCGATCTGCGACCCGGAGCGATCATCCGCGACCTGGACCTCCTGCGCCCGATCTACGGGCAGACGGCGGCGTACGGGCATTTCGGTCGCGAACTGCCCGACTTCACGTGGGAGCGTCGCGATCGCGCCGACGCTTTGCGGGCTGCCGCCGGTCTCTGA
- a CDS encoding primosomal protein N' yields the protein MEGAPTFARVVLDSPLPQLDRLFDYRIPESLRAIAHPGARVIVPLRTAGRRARGYIVELADAVDFDGPVHDLEDVVSEVPVLDAAVWRLVRRAADRAAGTASDLLRLAVPARMVRVEKAWLAREGAAPPLPSERGLTGYDTEQSRALLDGASPAHSQHRVALRARAHPVALGDGTWVPAFAQTLAELAAMTLAGGRSAIVSVPDYRDVAHVERAARTLLDEGLIARVDAGQSNPDRYRGFLRTLERRPVLVLGTRTAVTAPAHELGLVAVWDDGDPLHVEQHAPGVHTRDLALLRQEHEQCALVFAGHAPSADVQRLLELGWLTALTPNPETRRRLTPTAHQVTSEPSAERARIPSSAWQTASRALERGPVLVQVARPGYAPRLACTDCGETARCARCQGPLALHAHGATPSCRWCGALAVDWRCGTCDGVRWRTVGRGTARTAEELGRAFPGARVIVADASNPVQSIPRGRTLVVSTRGAEPLVAGGYAAVLLLDGEQMLARESLRVVEDCLRWWLNAAALAAPDAPVMLAGVGGAVATALSLGMPEQIVAAELADRRSLRFPPAVRVAAVVGEPEAVSRAVGVVGDLAGVDVLGPVELDDDRVRAIVRFDYAQGALVAERLKAELIRSATQRPRPLPGRPPRRRAPLLRVRFDDVEPFDDPAGNRARAAGANASGRIEG from the coding sequence GTGGAGGGCGCGCCGACCTTCGCCCGTGTCGTGCTCGACTCGCCGCTGCCGCAGCTCGACCGGCTGTTCGACTACCGCATTCCCGAATCCTTGCGCGCGATCGCGCACCCGGGCGCACGCGTCATCGTTCCGCTGCGCACCGCTGGCCGTCGGGCGCGGGGGTACATCGTAGAGCTCGCCGATGCGGTGGATTTCGACGGCCCGGTGCACGATCTCGAGGATGTCGTCTCCGAGGTGCCCGTGCTGGACGCGGCCGTCTGGCGTCTTGTACGGCGGGCCGCTGACCGTGCGGCAGGCACCGCGAGCGACCTCCTGAGACTCGCCGTGCCTGCGCGCATGGTGCGGGTCGAGAAGGCGTGGCTCGCCCGCGAAGGCGCCGCACCGCCTCTGCCGTCCGAGCGAGGGCTGACCGGCTACGACACCGAGCAGAGCCGCGCGCTCCTGGACGGCGCGTCACCCGCGCACAGCCAGCACCGCGTCGCCCTGCGCGCGCGTGCCCACCCCGTCGCCCTCGGCGATGGCACGTGGGTGCCCGCCTTCGCCCAGACCCTGGCTGAACTTGCCGCGATGACGCTGGCCGGGGGACGCAGCGCGATCGTGAGCGTGCCCGACTACCGAGACGTCGCTCACGTCGAGCGGGCGGCCCGCACGCTCCTCGATGAGGGCCTCATCGCACGCGTCGACGCGGGGCAGTCCAATCCCGATCGCTATCGTGGCTTCCTCCGCACCCTCGAGCGTCGACCGGTCCTCGTCCTCGGCACCCGCACGGCCGTCACGGCACCCGCGCACGAGCTCGGGCTCGTCGCCGTCTGGGACGACGGCGACCCGCTGCACGTCGAGCAGCACGCTCCAGGAGTGCACACGCGCGATCTGGCGCTCCTGCGCCAGGAGCATGAGCAGTGCGCGCTCGTCTTCGCCGGCCACGCTCCGAGCGCCGACGTGCAGCGCCTTCTCGAGCTCGGCTGGCTGACCGCGCTCACACCGAACCCCGAGACACGACGCCGGCTCACGCCGACCGCCCATCAGGTCACCTCCGAGCCCTCGGCGGAGCGCGCACGCATTCCGTCGAGCGCCTGGCAGACTGCGTCCCGGGCTCTCGAGCGCGGCCCCGTGCTGGTGCAGGTGGCGCGTCCCGGCTACGCCCCGCGACTCGCCTGCACCGACTGCGGCGAGACCGCACGATGCGCGCGCTGCCAGGGCCCCCTCGCTCTGCATGCTCACGGCGCCACACCCTCGTGCCGATGGTGCGGTGCCCTCGCGGTCGACTGGCGCTGCGGGACGTGCGACGGCGTGCGCTGGCGCACCGTGGGGCGGGGAACGGCCAGGACTGCCGAGGAGCTGGGCCGAGCGTTCCCCGGTGCGCGCGTGATCGTCGCAGATGCCAGCAACCCCGTGCAGAGCATCCCGCGAGGCCGCACCCTCGTCGTGTCCACCCGCGGGGCCGAGCCGCTCGTCGCCGGAGGGTATGCCGCCGTTCTGCTGCTCGACGGCGAGCAGATGCTCGCGCGGGAGAGCCTGCGCGTGGTCGAGGACTGCCTGCGCTGGTGGCTCAATGCCGCTGCCCTCGCCGCCCCCGACGCCCCCGTCATGCTCGCGGGCGTCGGTGGAGCCGTCGCGACCGCGCTCTCGCTCGGCATGCCCGAGCAGATCGTCGCGGCTGAACTGGCCGACCGCCGTTCTCTGCGGTTCCCGCCCGCGGTGCGCGTCGCGGCGGTCGTGGGCGAACCAGAGGCGGTCTCGCGCGCGGTGGGAGTCGTGGGCGATCTCGCGGGAGTCGACGTGCTCGGCCCGGTCGAGCTCGACGACGACCGGGTGCGCGCGATCGTGCGGTTCGACTACGCGCAGGGCGCGCTCGTCGCCGAACGGCTCAAGGCCGAGCTCATCCGCAGCGCGACGCAGCGGCCCAGGCCGCTCCCGGGGCGTCCACCGCGCCGGCGCGCCCCCCTCCTGCGCGTGCGATTCGACGACGTCGAGCCCTTCGACGATCCGGCGGGGAACCGCGCGCGTGCGGCGGGCGCGAACGCATCGGGGAGAATCGAGGGATGA
- the fmt gene encoding methionyl-tRNA formyltransferase gives MSIAFAGSPTAAVPTLRALAAGPHAVRTVITRPATPQGRKRVLTPTPIAVEARRLDLPVLEATRLHDLESELLREPVDLGVIVAYGSLVREPLLSWPRLGWINLHFSLLPRWRGAAPVQHSLIAGDEETGATVFQLTPGLDDGDWYGQLRESVSSGTTAGALLERLSETGAQLTTQVVDELAAGRARPRAQEGEVTFAPKLTRDDGRLEWREDARTVLARWSGVTPEPGAWTTAEGDHVVKILDLAPVDDAPHLESGAVLRDAGRVIVGTADASLELLSVQPAGKQAMPAADWSRGWGVEPPRFR, from the coding sequence CTGAGCATCGCCTTCGCGGGCAGCCCCACGGCCGCTGTGCCGACGCTCCGCGCGCTCGCAGCCGGGCCGCATGCTGTCCGTACGGTCATCACGCGCCCCGCCACCCCGCAGGGTCGCAAGCGCGTCCTCACGCCGACTCCCATCGCGGTCGAGGCGCGCCGACTGGACCTGCCGGTGCTCGAGGCCACTCGTCTGCACGATCTCGAGTCCGAGCTGCTGCGTGAGCCCGTCGACCTGGGCGTCATCGTGGCCTACGGGTCGCTCGTGCGTGAGCCCCTTCTGTCGTGGCCTCGGCTGGGGTGGATCAACCTGCACTTCTCCCTCCTCCCGCGGTGGCGCGGCGCGGCGCCCGTGCAGCACTCCCTCATCGCGGGCGACGAGGAGACCGGCGCGACAGTGTTCCAGCTCACCCCCGGACTCGACGACGGCGACTGGTACGGGCAGCTCCGCGAGTCGGTGTCGAGCGGCACGACCGCGGGGGCCCTCCTCGAGCGACTGAGCGAGACGGGGGCGCAGCTCACGACGCAGGTCGTCGACGAGCTCGCGGCTGGCCGCGCCCGCCCTCGCGCGCAGGAGGGTGAGGTGACCTTCGCGCCCAAGCTCACGCGCGACGACGGCCGGCTGGAGTGGCGCGAGGATGCCCGCACCGTTCTCGCACGCTGGAGCGGCGTGACCCCGGAGCCGGGGGCGTGGACGACGGCGGAGGGCGACCACGTCGTGAAGATCCTCGACCTCGCGCCGGTCGATGATGCCCCCCATCTGGAGAGCGGAGCCGTCCTGCGCGATGCCGGTCGCGTCATCGTCGGCACGGCAGACGCCTCGCTCGAACTGCTGAGCGTGCAGCCCGCCGGCAAGCAGGCCATGCCCGCGGCCGACTGGTCCCGGGGCTGGGGTGTGGAGCCGCCCCGCTTCCGATGA